In a genomic window of Primulina huaijiensis isolate GDHJ02 chromosome 10, ASM1229523v2, whole genome shotgun sequence:
- the LOC140986655 gene encoding uncharacterized protein — translation MGNYTSCSLPGQVTKSSIRGTKVILPSGELRRIHEHTKAAELMVEAPNYFLVNAESLRVGRRFSALNADEDLEMGNTYVFFQMKRLNSTVKAADTDTLSAGKKPSTKRVGARILPECGEATGQKTVESNEKVSAPKLNLDDFEHCSALEMKHRLSVCFRSKKPLLETIMEEPAGFRR, via the coding sequence ATGGGAAATTACACTTCTTGCAGCCTACCAGGCCAAGTGACCAAGAGctcaatcaggggcacaaaagtCATTCTCCCCTCAGGCGAACTCCGGCGCATACACGAGCACACAAAGGCCGCCGAGCTAATGGTGGAGGCGCCAAATTACTTCCTGGTGAACGCCGAATCACTGCGGGTCGGGAGACGCTTTTCGGCCCTGAACGCCGATGAAGACCTCGAAATGGGAAACACCTACGTTTTTTTCCAGATGAAACGGCTGAACTCGACGGTGAAGGCGGCAGACACGGACACGCTTTCCGCCGGAAAGAAACCCTCAACGAAAAGGGTCGGCGCGAGGATCTTGCCGGAATGCGGCGAGGCCACCGGGCAGAAGACTGTGGAGAGTAATGAAAAAGTGTCGGCGCCGAAGCTGAATTTGGACGATTTCGAACACTGTTCGGCGCTGGAAATGAAGCACCGATTGTCGGTTTGCTTCCGGTCGAAGAAGCCTTTGCTGGAGACTATTATGGAGGAACCGGCCGGTTTTAGACGATGA
- the LOC140986349 gene encoding pentatricopeptide repeat-containing protein ELI1, chloroplastic, which translates to MTSISPLVAPPHFKPAIKESSSPHHEKLALLLDKNKTIKHLSQIHAFIIRHGLESHPVLNFKLQHSYSSLGQVEDSVALFNRTQNPNVFFYTSIIRSHAKNGLHEEALHFYVQMLSENVEPNAFTLSTVIKACTLEVGKILHCHAHKFGYESDSYVSTALVDVYARGMDVVSARRLFDMMPEKNIVSSTAMITGYAKNGDVDEARSLFDGMEERDVVSWSVMIDGYVQYGKPNEALILFRQMLKSKVKPNGVSMVAFLSACGQAGALELGKWAHSYIRYNETLSNTQVGTTLIDMYNKCGSIEEARMVFDGIKYKDAVVYNAMIGGYAIHGFGLDALKLFKEMTDLGLRPTDITFIGILSACAHAGLVSEGWSIFHAMKNEYGIQPKVEHYGCMVNLLGRAGQLKEAYNLLSSARIEADRVLWGTLLWACRLHKNVVLAEKIVEYLHERGLSNSGTYVLLSNIYAAAGNWDGVAGIRSMMKQTGVQKEPGCSSIEVNNNVHEFRAGDVKHPKSKEIYEMLEHVNGWLRAHGYSSQTDEALQNIGETDRERLLEVHSEKLALAFGLISTNPGTSIKIYKNLRVCQDCHAVMKLVSIISNRKIIMRDRNRFHHFVDGSCSCGDYW; encoded by the coding sequence ATGACCTCCATTTCTCCTCTTGTGGCACCACCACATTTCAAGCCTGCCATAAAGGAAAGCAGCAGTCCACATCATGAAAAACTTGCATTGCTTTTGGATAAAAACAAAACTATCAAACATCTTAGCCAAATCCATGCATTCATTATCCGGCATGGCCTGGAAAGCCACCCAGTATTGAATTTCAAGCTCCAGCATTCATATTCTTCTTTGGGACAAGTCGAAGATTCTGTCGCCCTCTTTAATCGCACCCAGAATCCTAATGTTTTCTTTTATACATCCATTATTCGTAGCCATGCCAAAAATGGTCTCCATGAAGAAGCGCTACATTTTTATGTGCAGATGTTATCTGAAAATGTGGAACCTAATGCGTTCACATTGTCCACTGTCATCAAAGCTTGCACACTGGAAGTCGGAAAAATCCTTCACTGCCATGCACATAAATTTGGATATGAATCAGATAGTTATGTAAGTACTGCCCTTGTTGATGTTTACGCACGAGGCATGGATGTTGTCTCAGCACGTAGACTTTTTGACATGATGCCTGAAAAGAATATTGTTTCCTCAACTGCAATGATAACCGGATATGCAAAAAATGGGGATGTTGATGAAGCTAGATCATTGTTTGATGGGATGGAGGAGAGGGACGTGGTGAGTTGGAGTGTTATGATTGATGGATACGTTCAATATGGGAAGCCAAACGAGGCATTAATCCTTTTCAGGCAGATGCTGAAGTCGAAGGTGAAGCCTAATGGAGTGTCAATGGTGGCTTTTCTTTCTGCTTGTGGTCAGGCGGGAGCGTTAGAATTGGGGAAGTGGGCTCATTCTTACATTCGTTATAATGAAACTTTGTCAAACACTCAGGTGGGCACAACTTTGATTGATATGTATAACAAATGTGGGAGCATAGAAGAGGCGAGGATGGTGTTTGATGGGATAAAGTACAAGGATGCTGTTGTGTACAATGCGATGATTGGTGGGTATGCAATTCACGGATTTGGCCTAGATGCTCTGAAATTGTTCAAAGAGATGACCGATCTGGGCCTTCGCCCTACTGATATTACTTTTATAGGCATTTTAAGTGCTTGTGCACACGCTGGATTGGTTTCTGAAGGGTGGTCGATTTTCCACGCAATGAAAAATGAATACGGGATACAGCCAAAAGTTGAGCATTACGGATGCATGGTGAATCTTCTTGGTCGAGCAGGGCAATTAAAAGAAGCATACAATCTTTTGAGCAGTGCAAGAATCGAGGCTGATCGTGTTTTATGGGGAACTTTACTTTGGGCATGTAGGCTCCACAAAAACGTCGTTCTTGCAGAGAAGATTGTAGAATACCTACATGAACGTGGGCTTTCCAATTCAGGTACCTATGTTCTACTTTCCAATATATACGCTGCAGCAGGAAACTGGGATGGGGTGGCTGGAATAAGGTCTATGATGAAGCAAACTGGAGTACAGAAGGAGCCTGGCTGTAGCTCGATTGAAGTAAATAACAACGTACACGAGTTTCGTGCCGGTGATGTGAAGCATCCGAAAAGCAAAGAAATTTATGAAATGCTTGAGCATGTAAATGGCTGGCTAAGGGCCCATGGGTATTCTTCACAAACAGATGAAGCATTGCAAAACATTGGAGAGACGGATAGGGAACGCTTGCTGGAGGTTCATAGTGAGAAGCTTGCTCTTGCATTCGGGCTTATTAGCACGAATCCAGGGACTTCTATTAAAATTTACAAGAATCTCCGAGTCTGTCAAGATTGCCATGCTGTGATGAAGCTTGTTTCCATTATCTCTAATCGAAAAATAATTATGAGAGACCGCAACCGGTTTCACCATTTCGTGGATGGTTCTTGTTCTTGCGGTGATTACTGGTGA